A segment of the Cricetulus griseus strain 17A/GY chromosome 6, alternate assembly CriGri-PICRH-1.0, whole genome shotgun sequence genome:
gctctggagaccaggctggccttgaactcacagagatctgcctgcctctgcctcccgagtgctgggattaaaggcgtatgacaccaacgcccggctgcccAAGTTATTTTTAGTCacgctgttttatcacagcagtagaaaggaagctgagacaagCTGAGAACAAGTTTTCTCATCCATTTTTCTTCTTGGTCCCAAGACATGAACTGCTCAGCTCTGTCATATAAAGACAGGCTTAATACTACCTGCCAAAATGAACATTTCCTCCATTTTAAGCAGTTCTACTAGTTATTTAGTCCTACAGGCAATAAAAGAAATGTAGAGACTTTTACAACgggaacacagagacagagggaggggtcTGCTAAGGGGTGCTCTACAGGGCTCACTTTCCTCAAAGACTTGAACTGCAGCCACTGTGGATGCAGCTGGCCATCTCAAGCCCTGTATAGATtgccctctctttccctcttgctCCCCACTCCCCTCTATACTTCCTGGGATCATTTTTCAAAAACACAACCCAGACTTTCCCTTTGTCTTGGGGGTCTGCTTCTAGGAAGCCCAGGGTGAAACAGGTGACAGCTATATCTGCCATTTACAGGACTTGGCTGTGCCCTGGGCACTCACGGGAACTGGACATGAGCCCTCAAAAGCTGTTGTCACCTTGCCAGGGAATGAACTATTCACAGCCTCATTTGACAGGTGAGGACACAGAGGCTTGGAGAAGCTTTGCTAAAGGCCTAGTGCAGACCAGGCCAGTCAGTGTCTAGATTGGCTCTTTCCTGAAGGCCCAAGGCAGCACTTTCAGAAGTGGGGACCAGAGCTGGATCTGTGCTGCCTGGTCTTTCTCAGCCAGGGAACACCACATTTCCATTGTGGCTAAGTATACCTGGCAGGGGACAGGGAGCATGGATATGCCACTGTTTTATTCCATAAGGACAGGACAGTTATAGTTCATGTGGTAGGAATAACTCATATACACCATTGTTTGAGTTAAGCCCCAGCCCAGGTGGCATTTGGAGGGGTTTTGGATTGATTCTGGCAAACACTAACCAAAGTCAGCATTGCTGGGAGTGTCTGAACCCTCTGCTTTCTCCTTGAAGCCCCTACAGCAGGCACCAACAAGAAAAGGGATGTgggggctcgagagatggctcagtggttaagagcaccgacagCTCTTCCAGacgacccaggttcaattcccagcacccacatggcagctcacatctgtctgtaattccagttccaggggacttacCCATGGCAAaacgccaatgcacataaaataaaaatttttaaaaattgagaagaaAAGGCATGTGGTCAAGGTCTAGCCTTGAAGACCACAGTTGGGGCTGAACAACCAAGATTGGCTGAGGCTAgaccagtgtgtgtgggggggcaatAAAAAGGTAAGCCAGAGGAAGAAGTTGTAGATATAAGAGAGGCAAGACACCATGGCTCTCAGGGACTCAGCTGATCACCAGACCAGAGGGATAACACTCAGCTCTAAGTGTTGCTTCCTGTTCCTGTGTGACCTACTGGCTGGAGATGGGATACAAAGTGCTTTATTTCTCCTACAATGTACCTGCCACCTTCTTGGGTCACAAgtttcccctgccccctcccaatACAGTGCAACTTGAAGACTTAATTCCTGTGTCTGCTCACTGGCACTAGCAGTGGCAGGCAGCGGGGACCCCAGAATTCTGGTCACCCTTGTACAAATATGACCTAATGATGTGACCATACAGCCATAGGATGTGACTCCCATCACGGCTGTCTTCATAGACCAGTAGTGACTTGCCCAGGGCCATAGGAAGAAGCCTGAGCCCCTCCCACTCTTCACAGGGATGgtaaagaggagggaggagaagccaTGCGTCACCCTGCCACCAGTCTGGGAACCCATCTCTGTCATACACGGAGTAAATGGGTTCATTCCCCATGAGTTATCTGCTAGCCGGCAGCGCTATCCATCTGCTCATTAACACAATTAACAAAAAACAACTCCAATGAGCCTTCTGACTCCCAGCCCGGGGGCCTAACTACATAACATGGGAATGACTCTTTATTAAGTCTGATCAAAGGCTTATTGTTCCGTAGTTAGAAATCACGGCCCCTCCTCGAAGGCATGTGGCTCGTGAACAATAGTCAAATGAGCTTTTGATTTGGGTCCAACCAAAACCTTCCTTGGATCCCCCTCTCCCTCACTTGCACAGGCCTTGATGGAGACAACAGTAAGAGGCTGTAGTTCTTTGCTTTGGCTCTGGGCCTGTTGTCGCAGCAAGCAGGAGGCAAGGAAGTGATGCCTGTGGGAATGAGCCTAGGAGCTTAGACAGGACAAGGGCCTTTGTGCTGGACACCAGAGTAaatgcagtgctggggaagtgggggggggcatgcGGAGTCCTCCACTCTCTTGTTGAGGCCCTTTTAGCAGGGACCAACAGGACAGAGAGGGAGGTCAAGGTAGAGCCTTGGAGACCACAGCTGGAGCTGAGCATCAGGACTGGCTGAGACCAGATGGGGGGATAAGGGGGAGCATTAAAGAGGTTCAGCTGTAATGTCATGccattctataaatatttattgaagtcCTACTAAGTGCTAGCATTATGCCAGAAATGAAGATCAGATGGTGAATTCAAAACCACAGTATCTGCCCTTAACCACAGCGCCTGCTCTTAAAGctattccaggtcagccagagaaGAGGGTGCTTCCTGGAAGAGAGTGTTAAGAGGGTGTGTATGGTGAAGAGGAGGACTTCAGTGGCAGGGTCCATGGAGCCAGGAACAGAAACATCTTTGTATTTTGGGACTCTCCAGAGATGTGCTGCACATGTAGAATTGCAAATGGCAGGTCCAGCTGTAGTCTCCAGGGTCCATCGTTCTTCTTGTCCTCAGACTTTTATGTACTGGACATTGGCACCCAAGTATAGGAAGTCCtaggagaaaacagactcttcTAAGCCAGGCATTGTGATGCACACCCACAGTCCAGTCCTCAGGAaactgagacaagaggatcttgAATTTGAGCCCAGAACttgtaaagagagagagggagggagagagggaaagagggagggaagacagacagacgaCAGAGAATATGAATACCTGCTGTGATGAACACAGCTCTGCTAGAAATAGGAGTCAGGTCAGTGTATAAATCTCCAGCTTCAGCTCTCCACCATAGCCTTTGCCAGCTCCCTTCTCCCAGATGGTACCCTATCTATCATTTCCCAAGCTGTAGCTTCCTGGCAGGCCCTCATAAATGTCCTTTGTATCACCTAAATTTCCTCTCTGTGGCAAAGGACACGAATTCCTGAGCTCCTGGGCTTCACTTTCTTGCTGTTCTTAAGTTTCTATCATCTGGAGGAGGTGGGAACTCAGccctcaaggccagcttggactctTTCCACAGTGATCCACCATGGTCTTTGGTGGTCCAAAGTCCATAGTTGATCTCAAAATTCTAATGAACATGATAATGTGTGATAAATATGACAGTCTCTTCCCAGGTGCCAGATGCTGAACTACAAACTTCCATTCTTGACCTCCAACTTTCACAAAAACTCAAGGAAGTTTGAACTATACCCCATGTACAGGAGAGAGAACCAAGGACCAGCTGTGTGAATGGTCACCTAGCCTTTGTTTTACACAGTGATCAGATGGATGTTGACCATGGACCACAACACCTCCAGGGTGGTTCACACTTCTGCCAGCCCCATTATCTCATCTTGGAGATGCTGCTTAGAGAGGTAACTGAGACTCAGGGTGTAGATGGACCACAGAAATGTGTCATCACAATAATAGTCAGGAGAGTGAAAAGTAGATCTATTTCTTGCTGTACTGATGGAGTCAGTCACCATCCTTGTGTTGAATGGGACTGTATCCAACTATCACTGGGATGTAGAAGCCAAATATGAAAAGGAACAAGCCCAaagaatgatatttttaaaggaaaagaaacaaatctcaATACTAGGAGGAAAGCTACAGTTGCATCCTGGTAGCTATGTCTCCTGATGGTCAGGCTGCCTCTCTGCTGTTAGGTCATTCTCTGTGTCAGAAACTGAGGCCCCAGGGCATCTTTCCAGACACGAGCACTAATGAAGGGTCTGCATCATGTACTAACCCAAGATGATTCTATTATCACTTGCACAGTGGTTTTGCCTTCCCCTTTTGTGAGGATCTTGGGAAGAAATGCCCTCAAAAGGAGATCTGGTCTACCATGATTTGAGAGGGAGAAAGATTTACCTTCTATAACCCATCTCATATTTGTAAAAACTTTTAAATCCACAAAGTAGGTTCCACTGGTAGCTGGGCACCTTGGGGAAGCCCATTTCAGTCTCTTTGGATAATTTATCTAACCTTTTGAATcatattaacatttatttgtctgtctgtttattttgtgtgtgtgtgaacatgcacacatcacacacacacacactcctcataGTGCATGcctgaggtcagagggcaacctgtgGAAATTGATGGGAGTCTATTGTCaccttctaccacgtgggtcctggggatccaactcaggtcatcagacttgagaGCAAGGGCCTTCACTCCCTGACCCATTTTACCAGCCCCCGCTAAATAAACTTCTCTTtgaactgtctctgtctcttgactgAATTCAAACAGCTCAGAACTGAGAGACCCCTATGACAATATAAGAGCTAATACTgcccatgtctcaaacaaacaaacaaattaataaaacattacagagagaaaaaacaaaccctaAATCCCCAGGGTCTTGGAGACAAGTCTATTGAGTTCAACCGTGTTTGTGGGTGGTAATAGGGCTTcagacaattaaaaaaatgtgtataggCTATAACATTTGTTTAAAATGGGGTGTTCTAAGCTGCATTTGGGGTGTAGCTCTTCCTCTTAAGAATAGAAATAAGGGCTAAGGCTGTAGATCAGTGCTAGAGTGTTTCCTAGCGTTGTAAAACCCAGAACagcagaaaattaaacaaaaaccaaCCTGGGGAATCATATAACTTACCAACGGCCTTTGGAACATGACCTGCTGGCAAGGCTGGAGTTTTCAAAATGAGCCTTTTGGAGCCCCAGGCTGTGTCAAATACCTCCTGCCCAGTAGTGACATCTGTATGTTTATTaattgtgtatgcatatataattaatatttttattatgccTGGCACCTGGGAAGCTACTATAAGATGTATCATACATTATCATGTTTATTAGAATTTTGAGGTCGACTATGGCTGTTTGACAGCTAAGGATGGTGGTGGATCCCTGGGGAAGAATTGAACTTGGCCCAGTTCCCACCCGTCTAGATGATGGAAACTCAAGAACATCGAAAGAAAGTGAAGTCCAGGAGCTCTAGATTTTGTGTCCTTTGTCAAGGAGAGAAAATTTAGGTGGTACTAAGGATACTCATGAGGCCGCCAGGAAGCTGCAGTGTGcgcatgcatctgtgtgtgggtttgtgtatgTGAGCCCAGGTATctgatcccctgaagctggaggtaCATTACAGGTGGCTCTGAGCCACCCATTATGGGGGCTGGAAACAGTGTATGGTCCTCAGAAGGAGCAATACTTGCTCtcaaccacagagccacctcttcTGTCCCCAGACTCCAACCTTGGCTTCCTGGGGACACTCTGTCCTCAAGAGTCTTCTCAGCTGCAGGACTGAACTGGGCCCACCCTCTGAGTAGTGGCTTCCAGACCTGGCAGGCTGCCCAGCTCCAACCCCTCACATCCCAAGAGCCCCACTGAACCCACTGACCTTGTGGATCTGGAGGTCAAGGTCGTGGAGCTGAATATTCcttggaagaggaagggggaagccCTTGGCCAGCTCATCTGTGGGTTGACAACACCATTGAAGAGATATGTTGATAACTGACAGCAATAGACAAATTTTTACCAAAGGCTCAGCGCTCTATATATGCGTGATGCACTGTGTCCCCCGTCAGTGATTGCCTAAGACTGTGAGGTATtatcacaaatatatatatatatatatatatatatatatatatatatatatatggccaGGTAACTTGTTCTAGGTTCCAAAGCAAGTAAACTGCAGATTTGAACCCAAAATGGCCGGCAGAGCACCTAAGCCACTAGACATGGTCTGATGGAGGAAGTGGCAGTTATCAGGAGGCAGAAGGTTGTGATGACCAGTGGGCAGCTCTCTGGCCTCCACCACCTGCTTCCTGTTGTAGCCTGGTGAAGCTTTCCGCCTTGGAACAGGCCTTGGGTCTTAGGTTGTTTTATTTGACTACAGAATTGGGCAGTTGACTGGAAAATGCACATTCAAGGTGGTTGCCTTGTCCTACTGTGACCCAATCCTTGGTGTTTCACCTGTCACCTCAGTAAGTATGGGCATTTCTGAAAGTCTCTCCTTCTCCATTAGGAGTTTAAAGAACTGTCTCAATCCCAAACTCCACTGGAAGAACACGAGGCTGCCTTCAATGTTCCAACCCACAGTGGCCATCAAACTCCAGCAAGTGACTTCTCAGGGTCACTCATCTCTCAGGAGACCCTGGTTTCCAATTCAGGGTGAAGACTCTGGTGTCTATTCCAGACATGGGAAGGCCTAGAGCCTGTCTTACCATTGACCTCAGGGTAGATAGTTTCGAGAAGATAATAGTTGAAAAATGCTTGAAACAGGTTCACctgggggagaagaaaagaggtgCACGGTGACTATGCAGCCCTTTTGTGCCCCAAGAAACAGTTACATGTAGTTTACCTCAGCCCAGGTGGTACAAATCTTTGCTtcgttaatcctagcactcgggaggcagaggcaggtggcagagccatgaattcaatgccagcctggtctacatagcaagttcctagGAGAGCCAGAACTAcgtagtgaggccctgtcttgaaacaaaacaaaaccttaatcTAATGAGAGCTAGCTTAGGGATTTTTTTCTCCAGAAAAATTAAACTACAGGAGACTCTGGGGTTTGCTGCCAGAAGAAGCAACTATCTGTGAATGAAGGCAAGGTGGGTGAAATTAGACCTGAGGGATGGGCAGAGGCTCTTGATGCACAGACCTGAGCACCTGGGTCCAGCTCTACGTGAAATCCCTACCCTTAGTTTTGTGGTGCTAGTTGTCTTATGGATATGTTCACTCAGGTGTGAGCACATGTTTGTAtggataagtgtgtgtgtgtgtgtgtgtgtgtgtgtgtagcgttggtcctggggctcactgattaggCTGGCCAGTGGGCTTCAGGGGTCCACCTGCTTCTCCCTAGCCCTGGGattaccatgcttggctttttacttATACACTGGGGATTTGAAGTCAGATTCTCATACATGTCAAgcattttgccaactgagccatctctcaagccttgCCTTTTATCTTTAGTTAAGTGACCCTATGAATTCCACCCCTTTGCTCAAGACAAGCTGAGATGGATTTCTTTTCATTGCAGTTAAAATAATCCTGGCCAACAGCCAATCCTATATTGGGACATAATTATTCATTGACCCTGTATTATATTCTTGAGAGGTTCAACAGGGGCCTAGGCAGAGATCTGCTCTTCTATTCCCACTCCTATTCTAGGTGCCTTGTCAACTGCTTCAAAAACATCAGCAATTAACTAGCATCTTAATTATGTCATAACTAAGGACAGTAACTCACGTTGAACATGCCGACTTTGGAGTCTATCAGTTTCACTTGTGCCCTGTAATAAAGCAGGATCATAGGGGTAGGCATCATAGCAGGGGAAGGCTAAGGTGCCAGAGGGGCAGGAGAAACAGACACAGTGATGCTGGGAAGACTGGTGGAGCTTGGGGAAATGCCTTTAGCATTCCAGTAAGTCAATACAGCTGAGAGCTAAAATTCATAAACTAAGCAAAAGCAGTGTGAGTTATTCAGACATTTGAAATTTATAGGGCAGTACATCAAAAGAATTAAGCCAACCAGAGtaagttatatttatatttccttcCCAAATGGCAGGCCCCCAACATTGACAGGAGAGTTACATCCCATCCCTTCCCCAATTACAGAGTCCAGATGGAGCTGGCTAGGAGCCCACACATAGCTTTCCCCCTGCTGTGATGCCCATCCCTTACTTCTCTGGATGCAGCATCCCGGTGACCTTGCTGTTGTTGAAGGTCAATGAGGCAAACACATTAGTGACCTGGAAGAGTCAGTAAAAAGAGACAAGCTTTAATGATGGCAGGGGTGATAAGGCGGGAACCAGCAGCCTGGGAAATTCACCCACTGGACTGCAGCCTCCCACAGCACTGAGTGTATTGACCAGTGAGGGACTGAACTTGTACATGAACAGCTTTGCTTGAAATTACAGCAGTTAAACCTTTAACAGGGTAACAAGAGGAGACCTGGAATTTGCACCTAGTCAGCTCTCAGAGGTCATGGCCTAGTACCCCTGGGCCCAGCTCAGCATTAGCAATGATAGCATTGAATTCtaattgatttaaaaacaatttgatATCATCAGTAAGTAACTCTGAAAGGCAGATACACCCTCTGAGAGGAACTAACTGCCCTTCAGGACTTTGCCCTTGTTGAGTTGAATCCTGAAACAAGACAGCAAATTCAAATAGCTACAGAAATGCCTGGGCAATAAACACCATGGAGAGAATTAACAGAGTgccacaaatttttaaaaatgcaaatggtAAAACATATTGGTggaaaaaggaagcaagaaagccCTTCTGGGGTTGTAATACATCGGTTGAGACCTGAGGAGAGTGAGGGAAAAGCTCTTATGAAGAGGAACAACAGCATTTGCTAAGCCTTACCACATCAAGCCGGAAGACAGACTCTGGGGCGGAGCTGGGCAGGAGCACAAAGCCTTCAATCTCCATTTGAGGGGCCAAGGATAGATTCCCAGGGCTGATATTCAGGAGTGGGGCAGAGACCACTGTTCCACGGAGCTCCAAGTTCATGTCAGGGTACCTTCTGGTTATCTGGGAGTAGAATTTGGAGATGATGTTGGAAGAAAGAAATAGGTCTACAGAGACTAGAGGGAAAATATAAAGGGGATATTTTGGGGCCCGTTCTACTTTCCACAGAATGTGCTGTACCCTGTGCCTTCTTAACAGTGGAGGGACATCTACCCATGTAGACACCCTACCTCTACCCTCCCTGGTCAGTAGAGAAAGAGGGACACCATAGCATCTGTGCTAGCTCGCAGAAACCAGACCTGACCAAATCTCATCACTGCAAGGGGGCTCAATGTTTTATTGAATTATGGTGGCCATGGAATTTAATCTGAGACaagactggggaggcagagaacaaACTCCCATGATCCTTTGGTTCTATAAAGGCAGATCCATCAGTTAACTGTCAGGGGAATTTAGGAgctggagggggtggggctgCTAGTCATCCGGGACTTAGCAGGTGGCCGCTTTGCTGGGTGGTTGTGGTGATGACAAGAAGGTGGAGCAGTCAAGAGCCAAGGGGTGCTGTAGCGAGGGTGTGACCAAGGACGCCTCAGAATTAGCTGGGACAACTCTGCAACTTTGAGGAGGGACAGGGCCTGATAATGCAGGACTTGGACATTCAATTCctttcttaaatttgtttttagatgtatttattctgttttatgtCTACgagtgcaccacatgcatgcctgatgcgcAGAGGTcggaagaaggcatcagatcccctggaactggagataagGATgattgtgaggcaccatgtgggtgctgggaaccaaatccgaTCTTCTATAAGAGTGGCAACTACtctcagctgagccatctctctaaaccAAACTTCTGAATTCTCTTTCACCCTTCTAATTCCTTTCTGCACAGTACCTAGCCTTCTGCAAGGCACGGGTGGAAAAGTTGAGAGAGGAACCAACCAGTGGGAATCTGGGGGACCAATCTAAGCAAAGCAACATACAAACGGGTCTGGTGGTGGCAGGCCTACTGGGTTATTCACTGTGATGCTGGTGTCACCAAAGGTTGCAAACAACCCATGCATCCTTCTATGGAGACTATACCTACACAAGGGCAGGTTGTCTCACTGTGACCAAAAAGGGGGAGGCAGCTACTGTATGGAGGGTTTCCCATAGACAGGAAGGTCGGGGAGTGCCGTATATGCCTGTTTGTGCAAAAGAACCAGGGGAACCCACACTGCCTCCTGCAGAGACTATAAAACAGGAGCtaggggaggggggctggagagagggctcggtggttaagaacatatttggttcttgcagaggacctatgttcaattcccagtacctgcaTGAGGCCTCACGACCTCTGTGATCTGGCACCTTCTGGGATCTGACACTATTGGAAACCTGGGAGCCTTTTCATGGGAAGTGGGTGCCGGGGGCCAGCAGGGGCCAGCAGGGGCCAGCAGGGGCTGGGAGTCCTTCCCTCCATCACCTTTTATATATCTGGAATGGTAAGATATGAGAACTTCTTTTCCATTCAGATAAATCTCAATACTGgatgtagtggtgcacatctgtagtTCCAAGCTCTTGGTAAGCTGAAGTAAGGGGgttataaattcaaggccatcctgggccacATATGAGATCCTGTATTAGAAAACCTAGGGCTGGGGTATAACTCAGAGATAGTGAGCTTTTGTAGCATATGTGTAccccaggttccatccccagcaccttGAATGTTGTAAGAGCCCCTTAAAGCAAGCTGAGCATGCCTGGCTCCTGGTATCCCTCTCTGGCTGCTAGGTGATATTAATTAGGTGTCCTTCCCAGCATTCACTGGGCCCcttaacaacaaaaccaaactggaAAACCAAAGGACGTTTAGGCCCATGCTGCAAGGACTTTGAAGGGAGCCCTCAAGTCTACAGTCCCCAGGTGTTCCCTGGGGTCTCCTCACTAGCCTCTGGTTCTGAGTCAAGTGGAGAGGGTGACAGAGGTTCTAGAGAGAAACTTTGGCAAACTGGTGGGCTCAAGTTGTGCCCATGGAAGGCGGAAGGGGCTTTACCTGGGGAGCGAAGGGGCGGAAAGCCTTAGTGTTCAGCCGGATTTTGGAGTCAGGTGGTAACTGCAGGAAGAAGACACGGGGGCTTTAGCATGCTCATTAGAGGAGAATTGAAGCAATGGATGAGTTAGTCACTTCTCATTGCTGTAACAGAATACTTGACCAAAGTGACTTGAAGggtcattttggctcacagttcaataGAACAGCCCATCacagcaggaacttgaggcatcTGGACACCCTGCAGCCACAGATGCAAACAGAGATGGTCCTGTCTCAActcactctctcctttccttcacCCTACAGAATGGGcagctcttcccacctcagttaccTAATCTGTATAATCCCTCACAGAGATGACAGGGATTTGTCTTTGTGTCCTTGGTGATTCTagagcctgtcaagttgacaaacaaatcTAGTGTCTTCATAACTgccatttacttttatttagtccttattttctttctctgtaatgTGATTTTGCCTTACCCattaaattattattctttttttttcgagacagagttctctgtagctatggagccagtcttggaactcagtctgtagaccaggctggccttgaactcacagagatctacctgcttctgtctcccaagtgctgggattaaaggcatgaaccatcacTGTCTGgcccattaaattatttttaataggtCTGCAGGAGTTATCATGATAAGAGAAAATACGAGTTAGAATAGACCTAGACTAGAAGTCAAACAGAGACACATAAACAAGTCTTTGATGGTTATGAGGAAGAAAGAACTTTGGCCTTGAGTTTCCTGGTAGctcaagaaataaagagaaattatgTTAATATATTTTGCTGGTCTTGATATTTGCTTAGCTATAACTCACTATTTTTCTGGTGTAAGTACaacagaatggaaggaaggatgagCCATGCTGTCCTGGGGGAGCACGGCAAAGCCCACATTCTCACCATGTCATCTGTAATGGAGAAGTTCAGGTACCCAGCCTGGTGATAAACCCGGCTGGCTATGTTGAAGGCGTGATTTGAGATGGCAAAGTAGACCATTAGTTTACCATCTTCAGGTAGGATCATTGTTGGAGTTGGGGAGGCAGGTGGAGAGCGGTGATTCTGATTAAAAATTTCACCCtggagagggaaatggggacAACTGAACATTTTGAAGTCTATCCCATGGCTAGCCTTTGAGCTCAGGGTTACCTATGATGACTGATTGGTGAATGGCACAGACTGGAAACATCATTCTAAAGTGCCCTCTGTTGGTAAAGTCCTTTGGGCAAGCTTGTGTCATATATGGCACAAGGGCTCTGGAAGCTTTGCTTTATGGAAACAGCAGGGTGTGTGCTAGCCAGCCCCTCTGCCCTGCCAGGTTCTGATGCCTTCCCCCATCAGGGTGGGCAGGGTGctggaggagtgggggagggcaAGGGGGAGTCTTGAGGCTGAGAGTGGTATAGAGATACTCTTGTGTGACTCCCACTTCTGGGAACACTACCCACCACTCCATAACTCTGGGCCCTGGGCAGAGCAAGAACCCCTAAAAAATGAGGACAGACCTGAAGTTAGGGAGCAGAGGGGGCTGACAGTCCTGTGTCCCATGGCTAACTCCCAATTTTGCACCCTCACCTTAAACATCACATCTAGCATCTGGGCATGTGCACGGGGCGCCTCCACCAAACTGTAGTCAATGCCCAAGACATGGTCAATCTTTGCTGTGACTGTAAgttagaggaggaagagagtgagggaCAGAAGTAGGGCCAGGTGTGGCCTGCAGCAAGTCAAGAGGGGGTGAGCCCTGAGTGCTTCTCTAAATACCCTccacccaggg
Coding sequences within it:
- the Lbp gene encoding lipopolysaccharide-binding protein produces the protein MEAGTGPLLSTLLGLLLLFTPGTRGANPAVVARITDKGLEYAAKEGLLVLQRELQEITLPDFTGDFKIKAIGRGNYEFHSLEVQSCELRGSSLKPLPGQGLSLTISDSSIRVQGKWKAGKSFLKLKGSFDLDVKSITISVDLLLGVDPSGRPTVTTSRCSSRISALDMDISGNVRWLLNLFHDQIESKLRKVLENKVCELIRKSVTSDLQPYLQTLPVTAKIDHVLGIDYSLVEAPRAHAQMLDVMFKGEIFNQNHRSPPASPTPTMILPEDGKLMVYFAISNHAFNIASRVYHQAGYLNFSITDDMLPPDSKIRLNTKAFRPFAPQITRRYPDMNLELRGTVVSAPLLNISPGNLSLAPQMEIEGFVLLPSSAPESVFRLDVVTNVFASLTFNNSKVTGMLHPEKAQVKLIDSKVGMFNVNLFQAFFNYYLLETIYPEVNDELAKGFPLPLPRNIQLHDLDLQIHKDFLYLGANVQYIKV